Proteins encoded together in one Triticum dicoccoides isolate Atlit2015 ecotype Zavitan chromosome 7B, WEW_v2.0, whole genome shotgun sequence window:
- the LOC119339857 gene encoding germin-like protein 8-14: protein MANAMLLPVLISFLIMPFSAMALTQDFCVADLSCSDTPAGYPCKAGVSAGDFYYHGLAAAGNTSNLIKAAVTPAFVGQFPGVNGLGISAARLDIAMGGVVPLHTHPAASELLFVTEGTILAGFISSSSNTVYTKTLYKGDIMVFPQGLLHYQYNGGSSAAVALVAFSGPNPGLQITDYALFANNLPSAVVEKVTFLDDAQVKKLKSVLGGSG from the coding sequence ATGGCCAACGCAATGCTGCTCCCCGTGCTCATCTCCTTCCTTATCATGCCCTTCTCCGCCATGGCCCTGACCCAGGACTTCTGCGTCGCCGACCTGTCCTGCAGCGACACACCGGCGGGGTACCCGTGCAAGGCCGGCGTCAGCGCAGGGGACTTCTACTACCACGGCCTCGCCGCCGCGGGCAACACCAGCAACCTCATCAAGGCGGCCGTGACCCCGGCCTTCGTCGGGCAGTTCCCCGGCGTGAACGGGCTCGGCATCTCCGCAGCGAGGCTCGACATCGCCATGGGCGGCGTCGTGCCGCTGCACACCCACCCGGCCGCCTCTGAGCTCCTGTTTGTCACCGAGGGCACCATCCTGGCGGGCTTCATCAGCTCCTCCTCCAACACCGTGTACACCAAGACACTCTACAAGGGCGACATCATGGTGTTCCCCCAGGGCCTGCTCCACTACCAGTACAACGGCGGCAgctcggcggcggtggcgctcgttGCGTTCAGCGGCCCCAACCCCGGCCTGCAGATCACTGACTACGCGCTCTTCGCCAACAACCTGCCGTCCGCCGTCGTTGAGAAGGTCACCTTCTTGGACGACGCGCAGGTGAAGAAGCTCAAGTCCGTGCTCGGCGGCAGCGGTTAA